The Candidatus Cloacimonas sp. genome contains a region encoding:
- a CDS encoding AAA family ATPase: MLTKLWVNNYRCLVNFEIEFDSLTLLLGPNGGGKTSIFDILYNLRRLIIDNAKVYEVFFPEDLTAWLDSNEQTFELQVEGNGGIYIYRLVISHQRELGKLRVERETLHYDHKVIFSFEKGDIHLYNDYFKEGAVISFDWMFSGLSMVVPRQDNTKLTWFKDWINKLFILNLEPKAIHSVSEDESSQLFRDGKNFVSWYRYFSQEHQDKMYDLITYLRNSIYGFDSLKLELAGKHRILQVGFRSENKKDKTLFFDFDRLSDGQKVLLILHTLLVCLQDMGNTLMMDEPENYVALAEIQPWLMELSDVCGVTIPQIIIISHHPELIDYFGVEKSRLIVREPLGPARVKKIFNRFEDSLKLSELIARGWENE; encoded by the coding sequence ATGCTAACTAAACTTTGGGTTAATAATTATCGCTGTTTAGTCAATTTTGAGATTGAATTTGATAGTTTAACTTTATTACTTGGTCCCAATGGCGGGGGTAAAACAAGTATATTTGATATTCTGTATAACTTAAGAAGGTTAATAATAGATAATGCAAAGGTCTATGAGGTCTTTTTTCCTGAGGATTTAACCGCTTGGCTTGATTCCAATGAGCAAACATTTGAGCTCCAAGTTGAGGGTAACGGAGGAATTTATATATATCGTTTAGTCATTTCTCATCAAAGGGAGTTAGGGAAATTACGCGTTGAACGGGAAACGCTTCATTATGATCATAAAGTAATCTTCTCTTTTGAAAAAGGTGATATTCATTTATACAATGATTATTTTAAGGAAGGAGCGGTCATTTCTTTTGATTGGATGTTCTCAGGACTTTCTATGGTTGTCCCCAGGCAGGATAATACAAAATTAACTTGGTTCAAGGACTGGATAAACAAGTTATTTATTTTAAATCTGGAACCGAAAGCCATCCATTCTGTTTCTGAAGATGAATCCTCACAGTTATTTAGGGATGGGAAGAATTTTGTTTCCTGGTATCGTTATTTTTCTCAAGAGCATCAGGATAAAATGTATGATTTGATAACTTATCTACGGAATTCTATCTATGGATTTGATTCCTTAAAATTGGAATTAGCAGGTAAACATCGTATCTTGCAAGTTGGCTTTCGGAGTGAAAATAAAAAAGATAAGACCCTATTTTTTGATTTTGATCGGCTTTCCGATGGGCAAAAAGTTTTGCTCATCTTACATACATTGTTAGTATGTTTACAAGATATGGGTAATACTTTGATGATGGATGAACCGGAAAATTATGTAGCACTTGCGGAAATTCAACCCTGGCTTATGGAACTTAGTGATGTTTGTGGAGTTACGATACCCCAAATTATAATTATCAGTCATCATCCTGAACTGATTGATTATTTTGGAGTGGAAAAAAGCCGTCTGATAGTTAGAGAGCCACTGGGTCCTGCAAGAGTAAAAAAAATCTTTAACAGGTTTGAAGATAGTTTAAAATTATCAGAATTAATTGCCCGGGGTTGGGAAAATGAGTAA
- a CDS encoding PorV/PorQ family protein, producing MFKRHIIVFSILLMLILPYALSGISQATMLFLTFEPGARANAMGRAYSAIADDAYAMWWNPGAAAFNKNTQIAATHIPWLQGSGIDDIFYEYLGFNNYFYGIGNINAHVIWLDAGTQPQTSSQDVNLGDFHTYEVAGALGYGYEVVPEKIGIGGNFKLLYSYLGPGTGLTETEGSAFSFAFDAGVLFKDVAVDNFNASVVIQNIGPNITYVDKDQSDPAPMTFRAGLGYTVFDNPMGRLITTAEMSKILANDDPLYERFITGWKYFDETIYGVGAEYTYLNLIALRGGYYSDQAGEVEGASFGVGVHYKFSNRYKLGFDFAMVPAGGLTNYNKIFSLGFEF from the coding sequence ATGTTCAAGCGCCACATAATAGTGTTCAGCATTTTGCTGATGCTAATTCTACCTTATGCCTTGTCTGGAATTTCTCAGGCAACAATGTTATTCTTAACTTTTGAGCCCGGAGCTCGTGCCAATGCTATGGGACGTGCTTATTCTGCCATAGCTGATGATGCTTATGCTATGTGGTGGAATCCCGGAGCTGCAGCTTTTAACAAAAATACACAAATAGCTGCAACTCACATCCCTTGGTTACAAGGTTCCGGAATTGATGATATCTTCTATGAATATTTGGGATTCAATAATTATTTTTATGGTATTGGTAACATCAATGCTCATGTAATCTGGTTGGATGCTGGAACTCAGCCACAAACCAGTTCCCAGGATGTAAATTTAGGTGATTTTCACACTTATGAAGTTGCCGGAGCTTTAGGTTATGGCTATGAAGTAGTCCCTGAAAAAATTGGTATCGGGGGCAATTTTAAGCTATTGTATTCTTATCTGGGACCCGGCACTGGTTTAACTGAAACGGAAGGTTCTGCTTTCAGCTTTGCTTTTGATGCCGGAGTTTTGTTCAAAGATGTGGCTGTAGATAATTTTAATGCTTCAGTTGTTATCCAGAATATCGGACCCAATATTACTTATGTGGATAAAGATCAATCAGACCCTGCTCCTATGACTTTCAGAGCCGGGCTTGGCTATACAGTTTTTGACAATCCGATGGGACGCTTAATCACTACTGCCGAAATGAGTAAAATTCTGGCAAACGATGATCCTTTGTATGAAAGGTTTATTACCGGATGGAAGTATTTTGACGAAACCATTTATGGAGTTGGGGCAGAATATACTTACTTGAATCTGATTGCTTTACGCGGCGGTTATTATTCCGATCAAGCGGGTGAAGTTGAAGGTGCCAGTTTTGGCGTTGGAGTGCATTACAAATTCAGCAATCGTTATAAGCTGGGATTTGATTTTGCTATGGTTCCTGCAGGAGGATTAACAAATTATAACAAGATCTTCTCTCTGGGGTTTGAGTTTTAA
- a CDS encoding T9SS type A sorting domain-containing protein gives MKKNILLILCVLVAAILPGQKMVLRNSQQYHKLIDHPYQNKLIQHNSKQDLTKRDNANYDRLLVILVDFALEETDDTNTTGNGKFQLQPDSTYIYSVGAPPHNREYFEANLEALKYYYLAVSASDYTLNYDVYPKNKPAYTLPKSLGYYNPPGASSELFVSRMEEYFKTALETADSTDQEIDFSSYGHYMIIHSGSDWQHDIMGDTPSDLPSFFIKVGDGKEAVVDNGAVLISHCCNVPETISQDFYDNVENGITIHNGYGALNAVIAHEFSHSLGTVDLYNVYNSSPMVGVFDIMDSGGSGILVAEMENGDLVYVEGALPTLPGAFSRNLMFRDSYLERGLLKEFPNFATMTELSLSAISALQNDNASVPHTYKIPLNSKEYILVENRNVDPDGDGGTAVFGALDGRVILYPTPFDDISPPPPTYEYDYLLPSFIKTDGSAIGGGILVWHINEAILYDEGQTDSDGNWVSNFDANTVNTGFYHKGVSVIEADGLTDLGSDYSMYWTGTPYEYFHSRKPVLDTNGLFINWSQEPWKPELTATTKPPLVDSFNVPGLYHLKEIGNPAKKMSFKVESGDFDSTQILDFAANLILTGPIINTSFEETNLPVVIGSSIHLISYNETDNEWQDMMGEFSTHSHLSDYPLQKTDLNNDGYNELVTVNGNYLFFTDWANDSPAYHHISFPDTITTTPLSITNTLIVTTKDCIYSVKNFSIQDYISLPGTICIAGYDNNVIILKKDYLYTLALDNLEIANEFILPEPCGNIEPLIYTNPDKSIAMIFVMANSGNLYRIYNNRLELIFANHTNEIPGQLACSALGDISPVLFFGLGNKLYALKADGTKLTHFPVISPQTVSTSKSPIALKNDTAEILYYPIQDEGYLAIDKTGNIIPELCLSVNNDAKNDYLYYQPEQQILSWYYPENNGKLFIHSKQNIACNPILFAGYRNAESGCVTFDFQDENIGSADKFAYIYPNPVRKQYFKLNLQNYFGDTKLCLYDISGTLVKKMLIPDTQNNPRDYELSTKGLSSGVYIMVLENNDSTKRLKFAVEK, from the coding sequence ATGAAAAAGAATATATTACTGATATTATGTGTCCTGGTGGCAGCTATTTTACCAGGACAAAAAATGGTATTGCGTAACAGCCAACAATACCATAAACTTATTGATCATCCATATCAAAATAAGCTAATTCAGCATAATTCCAAACAGGATTTAACTAAAAGGGATAATGCAAACTATGATCGTTTATTGGTTATTCTGGTAGATTTTGCTTTAGAAGAAACCGATGATACCAATACTACCGGTAACGGAAAATTTCAATTGCAACCAGATTCCACCTATATTTATTCTGTTGGTGCTCCACCCCATAACAGAGAATATTTTGAGGCAAATCTGGAAGCATTGAAATATTATTATTTAGCTGTTTCTGCAAGCGATTATACTCTTAATTACGATGTTTATCCTAAAAATAAACCTGCCTATACTTTACCTAAAAGTTTAGGTTACTATAATCCTCCGGGAGCAAGTTCCGAATTATTTGTAAGCCGGATGGAAGAATATTTCAAAACAGCTTTGGAAACTGCTGACAGCACAGACCAGGAGATAGATTTTTCCAGTTATGGACATTATATGATAATACATTCCGGTTCGGACTGGCAACATGATATTATGGGAGATACACCATCAGACCTGCCCTCTTTTTTTATAAAAGTAGGTGACGGCAAAGAAGCGGTTGTAGATAATGGAGCAGTGCTTATTTCCCATTGCTGTAATGTTCCGGAAACAATATCACAGGATTTTTATGATAATGTAGAAAACGGAATTACAATTCATAATGGTTATGGTGCCTTAAATGCTGTGATAGCTCACGAATTCAGTCACTCTTTGGGGACGGTGGATTTGTATAATGTTTACAATTCTTCTCCGATGGTTGGTGTGTTTGATATTATGGATAGTGGTGGTTCCGGTATTCTGGTTGCGGAAATGGAAAATGGTGATTTGGTTTATGTGGAAGGTGCCTTGCCAACTTTGCCCGGAGCTTTTTCCCGCAATTTGATGTTTCGTGATAGTTACCTGGAGCGTGGTCTATTAAAAGAATTTCCTAATTTTGCTACAATGACTGAACTATCCTTAAGCGCTATTAGTGCTCTGCAAAATGATAATGCTTCCGTTCCTCATACATACAAAATTCCCCTAAATTCCAAAGAATATATTTTAGTGGAAAACCGCAATGTTGACCCTGATGGAGATGGAGGCACAGCTGTCTTTGGGGCTTTGGATGGACGCGTTATTCTGTATCCTACTCCTTTTGACGATATCTCTCCCCCACCTCCAACTTACGAATATGACTATCTTTTACCTTCATTTATCAAAACGGATGGTTCGGCAATTGGAGGCGGTATTCTTGTTTGGCATATCAATGAAGCTATCTTGTATGATGAAGGGCAAACCGATAGCGATGGTAATTGGGTTAGTAATTTTGATGCGAATACTGTAAATACCGGTTTTTACCATAAAGGGGTTTCCGTAATTGAAGCTGACGGGCTAACAGACCTGGGTAGTGACTATTCTATGTATTGGACGGGAACACCTTATGAATATTTTCATTCCCGTAAACCGGTTCTTGATACAAACGGCTTATTTATAAACTGGAGTCAGGAACCTTGGAAACCTGAACTTACTGCAACTACAAAACCACCTCTGGTAGATAGTTTCAATGTCCCGGGGTTGTATCATTTAAAGGAAATCGGCAATCCTGCGAAAAAAATGAGTTTCAAGGTAGAAAGCGGTGATTTTGACAGCACTCAGATTTTAGATTTTGCTGCCAATCTTATTCTTACCGGACCTATCATCAACACCAGTTTTGAGGAAACTAATCTTCCTGTTGTTATCGGTAGTTCTATACATCTAATTAGCTATAATGAGACAGATAACGAATGGCAGGATATGATGGGTGAATTTAGCACACATTCTCACTTATCGGATTATCCTTTGCAAAAAACAGACCTCAATAACGATGGTTATAACGAACTTGTTACTGTTAACGGCAATTATTTGTTTTTTACGGATTGGGCAAATGATTCACCTGCCTATCATCACATTTCCTTTCCTGATACTATTACAACTACCCCCTTATCTATAACTAATACTTTAATTGTAACTACAAAAGATTGTATTTACTCCGTAAAAAACTTCAGCATTCAGGATTATATCAGTTTACCTGGAACTATATGTATTGCGGGTTATGACAATAATGTTATAATATTAAAAAAGGACTATCTATATACTTTGGCATTAGATAACCTGGAAATAGCCAATGAATTTATCCTGCCTGAACCTTGTGGCAATATTGAACCGCTGATTTATACAAACCCGGATAAGAGCATTGCAATGATTTTTGTAATGGCAAATAGCGGAAATTTATACCGGATATATAATAACCGTCTGGAATTAATCTTTGCTAATCATACCAATGAAATTCCGGGGCAACTTGCCTGTTCCGCTTTGGGAGATATTTCTCCGGTTTTGTTCTTTGGGCTTGGTAATAAACTTTATGCCCTAAAAGCGGATGGAACAAAGTTAACTCACTTTCCGGTTATTTCTCCGCAGACAGTTTCTACCAGCAAAAGCCCAATCGCTTTAAAAAACGATACTGCTGAGATTCTGTATTATCCTATCCAGGATGAAGGTTATTTGGCAATAGATAAAACAGGCAACATAATTCCTGAGCTGTGTTTATCCGTAAATAACGATGCAAAGAATGATTATCTGTATTACCAGCCGGAACAGCAAATCCTATCCTGGTATTATCCTGAAAATAACGGAAAGCTGTTTATTCACAGTAAACAGAATATTGCCTGTAACCCTATCCTTTTTGCCGGTTACAGAAATGCAGAAAGCGGATGTGTCACTTTTGACTTCCAAGATGAAAATATCGGTTCAGCGGATAAATTTGCCTATATCTATCCAAATCCCGTACGCAAACAATATTTTAAATTAAACCTCCAGAATTATTTTGGAGACACCAAACTATGTCTTTATGATATCAGCGGAACCTTAGTAAAAAAGATGTTGATTCCTGATACCCAAAATAACCCGCGGGATTATGAATTAAGCACTAAAGGTCTCAGTTCCGGGGTTTACATTATGGTTCTGGAAAATAACGATTCCACTAAACGCCTGAAATTTGCAGTGGAGAAATGA